The following proteins come from a genomic window of Lolium rigidum isolate FL_2022 chromosome 5, APGP_CSIRO_Lrig_0.1, whole genome shotgun sequence:
- the LOC124654791 gene encoding succinate dehydrogenase [ubiquinone] iron-sulfur subunit 2, mitochondrial-like produces MLRRTLPRLASVKDRVADAAKQAVKGDEHFPALKGHPAARDHARESAENQAGLAAAEEEKERGGRASTVKEFQIYRWNPDSPGRPFLQSYFVDLGTCGPMVLDVLQKIKSEQDSTLVFRRSCREGICGSCSMTIDGVNTVACLKPVDTDTSAATMITPLPHMYVVKDLVVDMSNFYQQYKSVEPWLKTKRPAAEGREHAQSPAERKKLDGLYECILCACCSTACPSYWWNSEDFLGPAALLHAYRWVSDSRDEYGKERIQALSEGWDKMYRCRMIKSCTATCPKSLDPAAAISAMKTMHQLRKA; encoded by the exons ATGCTGAGGAGGACGCTGCCGAGGCTAGCCTCGGTGAAGGACCGCGTGGCCGACGCGGCCAAGCAGGCCGTGAAGGGCGACGAGCACTTCCCCGCCCTCAAGGGCCACCCGGCGGCGCGCGACCACGCCCGCGAGTCCGCCGAGAACCAGGCCGGcctcgccgccgcggaggaggagaaggagcgcGGCGGCAGGGCGTCGACGGTGAAGGAGTTCCAGATCTACCGGTGGAACCCGGACTCGCCGGGCCGGCCGTTCCTGCAGTCCTACTTCGTCGACCTCGGCACCTGCGGCCCGATG GTGCTGGACGTTCTCCAGAAGATCAAGTCGGAGCAGGACTCGACGctggtgttccggcggtcgtgcCGGGAGGGCATCTGCGGGTCGTGCTCGATGACCATCGACGGGGTGAACACGGTGGCGTGCCTGAAGCCGGTGGACACGgacacgtcggcggcgacgatgaTCACGCCGCTGCCGCACATGTACGTGGTGAAGGACCTGGTGGTGGACATGAGCAACTTCTACCAGCAGTACAA GTCGGTGGAGCCGTGGCTGAAGACGAAGCgcccggcggcggaggggcgTGAGCACGCGCAGTCGCCGGCGGAGCGGAAGAAGCTGGACGGGCTGTACGAGTGCATCCTGTGCGCGTGCTGCAGCACGGCGTGCCCGTCCTACTGGTGGAACTCGGAGGACTTCCTCGGCCCCGCCGCGCTGCTCCACGCATACCGCTGGGTCTCCGACAG CCGCGACGAGTATGGGAAGGAGCGGATTCAGGCGCTGTCGGAGGGGTGGGACAAGATGTACAGGTGCAGGATGATCAAGAGCTGCACGGCGACGTGCCCCAAGAGCCTCGACCCTGCAGCGGCCATCTCCGCCATGAAGACCATGCACCAGCTCCGCAAGGCGTGA